In one window of Kitasatospora sp. MMS16-BH015 DNA:
- the asnB gene encoding asparagine synthase (glutamine-hydrolyzing) — translation MCGIAGWVDYSRDVARYRDIAEAMTATMARRGPDAAGTWYGRHVALGHRRLSVIDLEGGCQPMAADEGPARRAALTYSGETYNFERLRAELATLGHRFKTRSDTEVVLRAYLQWGPGFVTRLEGIYAFAIWDADREELLLVRDRMGVKPLYYATTPNGVLFGSEPKAILAHPDFKAVLDADGLRDVLSVAKVPGRAVFRGMRELPGGCTLRVSRAGVQEQRYWQLRVAEHTDSLEQTIGTVRDLLETVVTEQMVADVPLCTLLSGGLDSSSLTALAARISTARGGDRIRSCSVSDPDLDGTGGSAANEDHVYARILAEHVGSLHSELPLRAPDLLDPALRASVLTAYDLPIAKGDEHASLHLLFRLVRQHSTVALSGECGDEVFGGYRWQRERDTVFSPTFPWVHEGRAAYQGNEVVFAPDLLAKLDLAAYERDSHSAAVAEISAHEHLADPAEARYREVTYLALTRHAQVLFDRKDRMSMACGLEVRVPFADHRLVEYTFNVPWAMKSFDGREKSLLRAAMRDLLPEAVAQRIKTPYPSIRAEAYDRTLRERLAETVRAGESRLAPFFSEQLKQAVAREGAAALEQGMSRAALETTLQLHEWLGGYEVEVVL, via the coding sequence ATGTGCGGTATCGCAGGCTGGGTCGACTACTCCCGGGACGTCGCCCGGTACCGGGACATCGCGGAGGCCATGACCGCCACGATGGCCCGGCGCGGCCCGGACGCCGCCGGCACCTGGTACGGGCGGCACGTCGCCCTCGGCCACCGGCGGCTCTCCGTGATCGACCTCGAGGGCGGTTGCCAGCCCATGGCGGCCGACGAGGGCCCCGCGCGACGTGCCGCGCTGACCTACAGCGGCGAGACCTACAACTTCGAGCGGCTTCGCGCCGAACTCGCCACCCTGGGGCACCGCTTCAAGACCCGCAGCGACACCGAGGTGGTGCTGCGCGCCTACCTCCAGTGGGGGCCCGGCTTCGTCACCCGGCTGGAGGGCATCTACGCCTTCGCCATCTGGGACGCCGACCGCGAGGAATTGCTGCTTGTCCGGGACCGGATGGGCGTCAAGCCGCTGTACTACGCGACCACCCCGAACGGCGTGCTGTTCGGCTCGGAGCCGAAGGCGATCCTCGCCCACCCCGACTTCAAGGCCGTGCTCGACGCGGACGGGCTGCGCGACGTGCTCTCGGTCGCCAAGGTCCCGGGCCGGGCCGTCTTCCGGGGCATGCGCGAACTCCCCGGCGGCTGCACGCTGCGCGTCTCCCGGGCCGGCGTGCAGGAGCAGCGCTACTGGCAGCTGCGGGTCGCCGAGCACACCGACTCGCTGGAGCAGACCATCGGCACCGTCCGCGATCTGCTCGAGACCGTGGTCACCGAGCAGATGGTGGCCGACGTGCCGCTCTGCACCCTGCTCTCCGGCGGCCTCGACTCCTCCTCCCTGACCGCGCTCGCCGCCCGCATCTCGACCGCCCGGGGCGGCGACCGGATCCGCTCCTGCTCGGTCAGCGACCCGGACCTCGACGGCACGGGCGGCAGCGCGGCCAACGAGGACCACGTCTACGCCCGCATCCTCGCCGAGCACGTCGGCTCGCTCCACAGCGAGCTGCCGCTCAGGGCGCCCGACCTGCTCGACCCGGCGCTGCGCGCCTCGGTGCTCACCGCCTACGACCTGCCGATCGCCAAGGGCGACGAGCACGCTTCGCTGCACCTGCTGTTCCGCCTGGTCCGCCAGCACTCCACGGTCGCCCTCTCCGGCGAGTGCGGCGACGAGGTGTTCGGCGGCTACCGCTGGCAGCGCGAGCGGGACACGGTGTTCTCCCCCACCTTCCCGTGGGTCCACGAGGGTCGGGCCGCCTACCAGGGCAACGAGGTGGTCTTCGCGCCCGACCTGCTGGCCAAGCTCGACCTGGCTGCGTACGAGCGGGACAGTCACAGCGCCGCCGTCGCGGAGATCTCCGCCCACGAGCACCTCGCCGACCCGGCCGAGGCACGCTACCGCGAGGTCACCTACCTGGCGCTCACCCGGCACGCCCAGGTGCTCTTCGACCGCAAGGACCGGATGAGCATGGCCTGCGGGCTCGAGGTCCGGGTGCCGTTCGCCGACCACCGGCTGGTCGAGTACACCTTCAACGTCCCGTGGGCGATGAAGAGCTTCGACGGCCGCGAGAAGAGCCTGCTGCGGGCCGCCATGCGGGACCTCCTCCCCGAGGCGGTGGCCCAGCGGATCAAGACCCCCTACCCCTCCATCCGCGCCGAGGCCTACGACCGGACGCTCCGCGAGCGGCTGGCCGAGACCGTCCGGGCGGGCGAGAGCCGGCTGGCGCCGTTCTTTTCCGAGCAGCTGAAGCAGGCCGTCGCCCGCGAGGGCGCGGCGGCGCTCGAACAGGGGATGAGCCGGGCGGCCCTGGAGACGACGCTCCAGCTGCACGAGTGGCTGGGCGGCTACGAGGTCGAGGTGGTGCTCTGA
- a CDS encoding nucleotide sugar dehydrogenase: MRTDLVVIGLGYVGLPLAREATASGLTVAGLDTSAKLVARLNSGVSHVDDITDAEVAAMRAAGFTATTDESVVAGAAAVVICVPTPLAEHGGPDLAMVESACAAVGRHLRPDTLVVLESTTYPGTTDEVVRPILERLSGLTAGADFHLAFSPERVDPGNEVYGIRNTPKVVGGHTPGCTTAAAAFYGKLVDEVVQAAGTREAEMAKLIENTYRHVNIALVNEMAVFCHELGIDLWDAISAAATKPFGYQAFRPGPGVGGHCIPIDPNYLAHKVRTLGYPFRMVELAQEINTRMPRYVVERVQQLLDRTGRTLSGARVLLLGVTYKADIADQRETSARDVVRRLRALGAEVAFHDPYVPAWEVDGAPVTAATAELPEALAAADIAVLLQRHRTYDLDQLADHAPLLLDTRGALTPQAHVERL; the protein is encoded by the coding sequence GTGCGCACTGATCTGGTCGTCATAGGTCTCGGCTACGTCGGGCTGCCGCTCGCCCGCGAGGCGACCGCCTCCGGGCTGACCGTGGCCGGGCTCGACACGAGCGCCAAGCTCGTCGCGCGCCTCAACTCCGGTGTCTCGCACGTCGACGACATCACCGACGCCGAGGTCGCCGCCATGCGTGCGGCCGGCTTCACCGCGACCACCGACGAGAGCGTGGTCGCCGGCGCCGCCGCCGTCGTGATCTGCGTGCCGACCCCGCTCGCCGAGCACGGCGGGCCGGACCTGGCCATGGTGGAGTCCGCCTGCGCGGCCGTCGGCCGCCACCTGCGGCCTGACACCCTCGTGGTGCTGGAGTCCACCACCTACCCGGGCACCACCGACGAGGTGGTCCGCCCGATCCTGGAGAGGCTCTCGGGCCTGACGGCCGGGGCCGACTTCCACCTGGCCTTCTCTCCCGAGCGCGTCGACCCCGGCAACGAGGTCTACGGCATCCGCAACACCCCCAAGGTGGTCGGCGGCCACACCCCCGGCTGCACGACCGCGGCCGCCGCCTTCTACGGCAAGCTGGTCGACGAGGTCGTCCAGGCCGCCGGCACCCGCGAGGCCGAGATGGCCAAGCTGATCGAGAACACCTACCGGCACGTCAACATCGCGCTGGTCAACGAGATGGCGGTGTTCTGCCACGAGCTGGGTATCGACCTCTGGGACGCGATCTCCGCCGCCGCCACCAAGCCCTTCGGCTATCAAGCCTTCCGCCCCGGCCCGGGCGTCGGCGGCCACTGCATCCCGATCGACCCCAACTACCTGGCCCACAAGGTCCGTACCCTCGGCTACCCGTTCCGGATGGTCGAGCTCGCCCAGGAGATCAACACCCGGATGCCCCGGTACGTGGTCGAGCGGGTGCAGCAGCTGCTCGACCGCACCGGCCGCACGCTCAGCGGCGCCCGGGTGCTGCTCCTGGGCGTCACCTACAAGGCCGACATCGCCGACCAGCGCGAGACCTCGGCCCGCGACGTCGTCCGCCGCCTGCGCGCCCTCGGCGCCGAGGTGGCCTTCCACGACCCGTACGTGCCGGCCTGGGAGGTCGACGGCGCACCGGTCACCGCCGCCACCGCCGAACTGCCCGAGGCGCTGGCCGCCGCCGACATCGCCGTCCTGCTCCAGCGCCACCGCACGTACGACCTCGACCAACTCGCCGACCACGCCCCGCTGTTGCTCGACACCCGCGGCGCACTGACCCCGCAGGCGCACGTCGAACGCCTGTAA
- a CDS encoding MFS transporter: MTDRPALARPETTVHSETTVHPEATPQPEAQPDSRPDSRPEAAGLFTRPHAATSATFTAVMFLTGFAALAVLPILPTAARELDGVALFPVVAGCFVAASLLGGVLGGHWADRSGARRPLAAGMVLSVLTLVVSATSGSIWQLAAGRFLDGLAAGMVAVSVTTAIGQAYPEQLRPRMLALLSTSWIIPSLAGPPLAVLVAECWSWRVVFYGLAALTVLPALALVLVLRAGPSTEPHAPRTTASRPPVLLAALLSLGAALGQYGVAAWDARHLPFAAAGLGLLAVFAPRLLPAGTWRARRGLPTAVLLRGLTAGTYFTVEALVPLMLITERHVAAAVTGVAFTASAVVWSGASWVQGKLLQHVARHRLVVVGAVIMAVSVGLAAAGSLPGVPPLTAAAAMPLSAVGMGLLDPCVTVLSLAHSPTGRQGWVTSVMQTTMNLGQVVLLASASVVLNGSLSSGSSQLPGYAAAFTLLLLPMALVALLAGRARTT; this comes from the coding sequence ATGACCGACCGACCAGCCTTGGCCCGCCCCGAGACCACCGTTCACTCCGAGACGACCGTCCACCCCGAAGCGACGCCCCAACCCGAGGCCCAACCCGACTCCCGGCCCGACTCCCGGCCCGAGGCGGCAGGCCTCTTCACCCGCCCCCACGCCGCCACGTCGGCCACCTTCACGGCCGTGATGTTCCTGACCGGCTTCGCGGCGCTGGCCGTCCTGCCGATCCTGCCGACGGCGGCCCGGGAGCTGGACGGCGTGGCGCTCTTCCCCGTGGTGGCGGGGTGCTTCGTCGCCGCGAGCCTGCTCGGCGGCGTGCTCGGCGGGCACTGGGCGGACCGCTCGGGCGCACGCCGACCGCTGGCCGCCGGTATGGTCCTGTCCGTCCTGACGCTGGTGGTCTCCGCCACCAGCGGCTCGATCTGGCAGCTCGCGGCCGGCCGGTTCCTCGACGGCCTGGCGGCCGGGATGGTCGCCGTCTCCGTCACCACCGCGATCGGCCAGGCCTACCCCGAGCAGCTGCGCCCCCGGATGCTCGCCCTGCTGAGCACCAGTTGGATCATCCCCTCGCTCGCGGGCCCGCCGCTGGCCGTGCTGGTCGCCGAGTGCTGGTCGTGGCGGGTCGTCTTCTACGGCCTGGCGGCACTGACCGTGCTCCCGGCCCTCGCCCTCGTCCTGGTCCTCCGCGCCGGCCCGTCGACCGAGCCTCACGCTCCCCGCACGACCGCCTCGCGACCGCCGGTGCTGCTCGCCGCCCTGCTCAGCCTGGGCGCGGCCCTCGGCCAGTACGGCGTCGCGGCCTGGGACGCGCGGCACCTGCCGTTCGCCGCCGCCGGCCTCGGCCTGCTCGCGGTGTTCGCACCCCGGCTGCTGCCTGCGGGCACCTGGCGGGCCCGGCGCGGGCTACCGACGGCGGTGCTGCTGCGCGGGCTCACCGCCGGCACGTACTTCACGGTCGAGGCCCTGGTGCCGCTGATGCTGATCACCGAGCGGCACGTGGCGGCGGCGGTCACCGGCGTCGCGTTCACCGCCTCCGCCGTGGTCTGGTCGGGCGCCTCCTGGGTGCAGGGCAAGCTGCTCCAACACGTCGCCCGGCATCGCCTGGTGGTGGTCGGCGCGGTGATCATGGCCGTCTCGGTCGGCCTCGCGGCCGCCGGTTCGCTGCCCGGGGTGCCCCCGCTCACGGCGGCCGCCGCCATGCCGCTGTCGGCCGTCGGCATGGGCCTGCTCGACCCCTGCGTCACCGTGCTGTCCCTGGCCCACAGCCCGACCGGCCGGCAGGGCTGGGTGACGAGCGTGATGCAGACCACCATGAACCTCGGCCAGGTCGTCCTGCTGGCCTCGGCCTCCGTCGTACTCAACGGCTCTCTCTCATCCGGCAGTTCACAGCTCCCGGGGTACGCCGCCGCCTTCACGCTGCTCCTGCTCCCGATGGCCCTCGTCGCCCTGCTCGCCGGCCGCGCCCGCACCACCTGA
- a CDS encoding NAD(P)-dependent oxidoreductase, protein MSPVFLSGAVMTHPRRIEAARALAAADPQGRIRVVADPDPAGPPTALRVADPSWSCVAPEATHHLVLQDDVLLAAGFFEHLEQAAAAAPGEAVACYEGWDGRNSGVVRLGALLGADWAYAIDEHVPSLALLLPAEAARGYREFAAAHGDGWPYDVVIQRYLKHLGIPVRIAVPSTADHDDMPSIAGNSSHGWRCATYFTKQAAVTGPGGPGGPGGPGGPGGPAGCANFSVVPFYQYGWARCAVRHDSGWEYLETERYLRRAGVLDACLAAFEAAARPALPAEVCREVWLTGFATGLVLAGLTEQDPAPEVAAAVMESLGPGGLCEEYTRAELLPMIPPIRDLALAALAAGRAAETTGRPAAPATVAVSGQPGYATQLIGLLGDLGLPATLLGTPGPTTLIHLGDPLTRPVTEVLAAARQSGVRRLVYAGSTAVYRGAPDGTKDGPTELPRDSTAAAWWSEEQACLAWGRAHDVPVQILRFAELVGPHAPLAGVLATWMHRAWTRLPLPVAEAPRTHQLTDYRDQAGALAAALAHPAGPAVLNVASATRTEQELAELVAQVARRTPWEETAAPAPHTPPVSTARITAELGWTPSADLVRAARAQAQWLACDTHDTPTSPLGGPTR, encoded by the coding sequence TTGAGTCCTGTCTTCCTGTCCGGCGCCGTCATGACCCATCCGAGACGAATCGAGGCGGCCCGGGCCCTCGCCGCGGCGGACCCGCAGGGACGCATCCGCGTCGTGGCCGACCCCGATCCCGCCGGCCCGCCGACCGCCCTGCGGGTCGCCGACCCGTCCTGGAGCTGCGTCGCCCCGGAGGCCACCCACCACCTGGTGCTCCAGGACGACGTGCTGCTCGCGGCCGGGTTCTTCGAGCACCTCGAACAGGCCGCCGCGGCCGCCCCGGGCGAGGCGGTGGCCTGCTACGAAGGCTGGGACGGCCGCAACAGCGGAGTCGTCCGGCTCGGGGCGCTGCTCGGCGCCGACTGGGCGTACGCCATCGACGAGCACGTGCCCTCGCTCGCCCTGCTGCTGCCGGCCGAAGCCGCCCGCGGCTACCGGGAGTTCGCCGCCGCCCACGGTGACGGCTGGCCCTACGACGTGGTGATCCAGCGCTACCTGAAGCACCTCGGCATCCCCGTCCGGATCGCCGTCCCCAGCACCGCCGACCACGACGACATGCCCAGCATCGCGGGCAACAGCTCCCACGGCTGGCGCTGCGCCACGTACTTCACCAAGCAAGCCGCCGTCACCGGTCCGGGCGGACCGGGCGGACCGGGCGGACCGGGCGGACCGGGCGGACCGGCCGGCTGCGCGAACTTCTCCGTGGTGCCCTTCTACCAGTACGGCTGGGCCCGCTGCGCCGTCCGCCACGACTCCGGGTGGGAGTACCTGGAGACCGAGCGGTACCTGCGCCGGGCCGGCGTGCTCGACGCCTGCCTGGCGGCCTTCGAAGCGGCGGCGCGGCCCGCCCTGCCCGCCGAGGTGTGCCGCGAGGTCTGGCTCACCGGCTTCGCCACCGGTCTCGTGCTGGCCGGGCTGACCGAACAGGACCCGGCACCGGAGGTCGCCGCCGCCGTGATGGAGTCACTCGGCCCGGGCGGGCTCTGCGAGGAGTACACCCGCGCCGAACTGCTGCCGATGATCCCGCCGATCCGCGACCTCGCCCTGGCCGCCCTGGCGGCGGGCCGAGCCGCCGAGACCACCGGACGGCCCGCTGCACCGGCGACCGTCGCCGTGAGCGGACAGCCCGGCTACGCCACCCAACTCATCGGCCTGCTGGGTGACTTGGGCCTTCCCGCGACCCTGCTCGGCACGCCGGGCCCCACCACCCTGATCCACCTGGGCGATCCACTCACCCGGCCGGTCACCGAAGTCCTGGCCGCTGCCCGGCAGTCGGGCGTCCGCCGGCTGGTCTACGCCGGATCGACCGCCGTCTACCGTGGCGCACCGGACGGCACCAAGGACGGCCCCACCGAACTGCCGCGGGACAGTACAGCGGCAGCCTGGTGGAGCGAGGAACAGGCCTGCCTCGCCTGGGGTCGGGCGCACGACGTCCCCGTCCAGATCCTCCGCTTCGCCGAACTGGTCGGCCCCCACGCTCCGTTGGCGGGCGTCCTCGCCACCTGGATGCACCGGGCCTGGACACGTCTCCCGCTGCCTGTGGCGGAGGCCCCGCGCACCCACCAGCTGACCGACTACCGCGACCAGGCCGGGGCGCTCGCCGCCGCCCTGGCCCATCCGGCCGGCCCGGCGGTGCTCAACGTGGCCTCCGCCACCCGCACCGAGCAGGAACTCGCCGAACTGGTGGCCCAGGTGGCCCGCCGCACCCCCTGGGAGGAGACGGCCGCACCCGCCCCGCACACCCCGCCGGTGTCCACCGCCCGGATCACCGCCGAGCTCGGCTGGACCCCCTCCGCCGACCTCGTCCGGGCCGCCCGCGCCCAGGCCCAGTGGCTGGCCTGCGACACCCACGACACACCCACCAGCCCACTCGGCGGTCCGACACGATGA
- the lnt gene encoding apolipoprotein N-acyltransferase: MTFRAAFPRTRAASPQAQAAPGRGRLPRLRAVFSRPPRYAALLAGAVPVLAFPKPGLAALAWVALVPGFLLMQRAPTAREAAVRGWWFGAGFILTGMYWLIPSVGPGLLAIALLFGALTAAVGLAVHHLLHPPVTARRALTALVIVPAVWVTTEYARSWHALGGPWALLGATQWQHPAILALASVGGAWLLSAAVVAANTAVVILLTARPLRLKALAAGALACTLAAGPVLFAFRTQPSPGDTATVALVQPGIVEDPQARFDASARITASLTGQPLDLIVWGESSSTADLDRDRPALDSLRRLSATTGAQLLAGEDARKADGRISKDTVLVTPDGIAARYRKIRLVPFGEYIPLRPLLGWIAGVSRAAGENRASGTAFHLLPTADRTGRPLPVGALICFESAFPDMSRTAADDGARLLVYQSATSTFQSTWAPEQHASLGALRAAETGRPVVQASLTGVSVAYDRQGRRLAHLPTTATGALTVTLPLATPTARTWYDRLGDWTPVTAVLLTLLATLRTYTPRRSSPTPRGADSRHPQPTRR, from the coding sequence ATGACATTTCGGGCCGCCTTCCCCCGGACTCGGGCCGCCTCCCCCCAGGCCCAGGCCGCCCCGGGCCGGGGCCGTCTCCCCCGGCTCCGGGCCGTCTTCTCCCGGCCGCCCCGGTACGCCGCGCTGCTCGCCGGGGCCGTCCCGGTGCTGGCCTTCCCGAAGCCGGGGCTGGCCGCCCTGGCCTGGGTGGCGCTGGTGCCGGGGTTCCTGCTGATGCAGCGGGCCCCGACCGCCCGGGAGGCCGCCGTCCGGGGCTGGTGGTTCGGCGCCGGCTTCATCCTCACCGGGATGTACTGGCTGATCCCCTCGGTCGGCCCCGGCCTGCTGGCCATCGCCCTGCTCTTCGGCGCCCTCACGGCGGCCGTCGGCCTGGCGGTCCACCACCTGCTCCACCCGCCGGTCACCGCCCGCCGGGCCCTCACCGCCCTGGTGATCGTCCCGGCGGTCTGGGTCACCACCGAGTACGCCCGCTCCTGGCACGCCCTCGGCGGGCCCTGGGCCCTGCTCGGCGCCACCCAGTGGCAGCACCCGGCGATCCTCGCCCTCGCCTCGGTCGGCGGGGCCTGGCTGCTCAGCGCGGCGGTGGTCGCGGCCAACACGGCCGTGGTCATCCTCCTCACGGCCCGCCCGCTCCGCCTCAAGGCCCTGGCGGCCGGCGCCCTGGCCTGCACCCTCGCCGCCGGGCCCGTCCTCTTCGCCTTCCGCACCCAGCCCTCCCCGGGCGACACGGCCACCGTGGCCCTGGTCCAGCCCGGCATCGTCGAGGACCCGCAGGCCCGGTTCGACGCCAGCGCCCGGATCACCGCCTCGCTCACCGGGCAGCCGCTCGACCTGATCGTCTGGGGCGAGAGCAGCTCCACCGCCGACCTCGACCGCGACCGCCCGGCCCTGGACAGCCTCCGCCGGCTCTCCGCCACCACCGGCGCCCAGCTGCTCGCCGGCGAGGACGCCCGCAAGGCCGACGGCCGGATCTCCAAGGACACCGTCCTGGTCACCCCGGACGGCATCGCCGCGCGCTACCGCAAGATCCGCCTCGTCCCCTTCGGCGAGTACATCCCGCTGCGGCCCCTGCTCGGCTGGATCGCGGGGGTCAGCCGCGCGGCGGGCGAGAACCGCGCCTCCGGCACCGCCTTCCACCTCCTCCCCACCGCCGACCGCACCGGCCGCCCGCTCCCGGTCGGCGCCCTGATCTGCTTCGAATCCGCCTTCCCAGACATGTCCCGCACCGCCGCCGACGACGGCGCCCGGCTGCTCGTCTACCAGTCCGCCACCTCCACCTTCCAATCCACCTGGGCCCCCGAACAGCACGCCTCCCTCGGCGCCCTGCGCGCCGCCGAAACCGGCCGCCCCGTCGTCCAGGCCTCCCTCACCGGCGTCTCCGTCGCCTACGACCGCCAGGGCCGCCGCCTGGCCCACCTCCCCACCACCGCCACCGGCGCCCTCACCGTCACCCTCCCCCTCGCCACCCCCACCGCCCGGACCTGGTACGACCGCCTCGGCGACTGGACCCCCGTCACCGCCGTCCTCCTCACCCTCCTCGCCACCCTCCGCACCTACACCCCCCGC